A stretch of Amycolatopsis balhimycina FH 1894 DNA encodes these proteins:
- a CDS encoding RICIN domain-containing protein, translating into MSPRLPTTSPASPAGGHGRPARRGRHRGRRLFQRRGFWAAVVLSVVTGSVVVVSTASAGTVDPKSWYVLVNRNSGEALDGFAYAKNDGAAVVQWGRHDGANQQWRFIDAGDGYYRLQNRNSGNVLDDYRWSRTPGSAMVQWHDLSGANQQFRLEKSPDGHVRLIGRFSGLAVEVQAGSKTAGARIAQYYDWGGANQQWQLVPAGSVGSSGSTATPTTATTPRGSVTTSQAPSSTSSAASTTPPTPATDRPASTTRFMGSSTVLIGGSMDDTSAAAAPFDVRYNYVHSQPAPSSDYYTAARCKPEWSSWWGCWTGETTAPGFYVTWGDQHVSQATYQGKPRPQKYFWTWYSLRDLGDAAGQGDGPGEVVAINRTDLLTRYLNDYRFFLQKIGTSHDMIDIEPDFWGYVRSLGSPHQVAAQVKAANPTDCGSQENSAAGLAACLVAMAHKYAPNAGAGLHLTCWDWETNVQKCVQDYAELGAKNADFLVTDVSDRDAGWYAKPANGGRNTFWTDQQAAATLKFYKTMAESTGKPVVLWQVPVGNMRQNNTLNHYQDDKVDWFFSHLDQVADAHVAAILFGAGQQEQTTVETDGGNLINKTISYHNSGGTPLK; encoded by the coding sequence GCGCCGGTTGTTCCAGCGCCGGGGTTTCTGGGCGGCCGTCGTCCTGTCCGTCGTGACCGGCTCGGTGGTCGTGGTCAGCACGGCCTCGGCGGGAACGGTGGACCCGAAGTCGTGGTACGTCCTGGTCAACCGCAACAGCGGCGAGGCGCTGGACGGCTTCGCCTACGCCAAGAACGACGGTGCGGCGGTGGTCCAGTGGGGCCGTCACGACGGGGCCAACCAGCAGTGGCGGTTCATCGACGCGGGTGACGGCTACTACCGGCTGCAGAACCGCAACTCCGGCAACGTGCTGGACGACTACCGCTGGTCGAGGACCCCCGGCTCCGCCATGGTGCAGTGGCACGACCTGAGCGGCGCCAACCAGCAGTTCCGCCTGGAGAAGTCGCCGGACGGCCACGTGCGCCTGATCGGCCGCTTCAGCGGACTGGCCGTCGAGGTCCAGGCCGGCTCCAAGACCGCGGGGGCCCGCATCGCCCAGTACTACGACTGGGGCGGCGCCAACCAGCAGTGGCAGCTCGTCCCGGCCGGGAGCGTCGGCAGCTCCGGCAGCACCGCCACGCCCACCACGGCCACCACACCGCGCGGCAGCGTGACGACCAGCCAAGCCCCGAGCAGCACCTCTTCGGCGGCGTCGACGACGCCGCCGACGCCGGCCACCGACCGCCCTGCTTCGACGACCCGGTTCATGGGCAGCAGCACGGTACTCATCGGCGGCTCGATGGACGACACCTCGGCGGCGGCCGCGCCGTTCGACGTCCGGTACAACTACGTGCACAGCCAGCCCGCGCCCTCCTCGGACTACTACACGGCGGCGCGTTGCAAGCCCGAGTGGTCGAGCTGGTGGGGCTGCTGGACCGGCGAAACCACTGCTCCCGGCTTCTACGTGACCTGGGGCGACCAACACGTGTCCCAGGCCACCTACCAGGGCAAGCCGCGTCCGCAGAAGTACTTCTGGACCTGGTACTCGCTGCGCGACCTCGGGGATGCGGCCGGCCAGGGCGACGGTCCCGGCGAGGTCGTCGCCATCAACCGGACCGACCTGCTCACCCGCTACCTGAACGACTACCGCTTCTTCCTCCAGAAGATCGGCACCTCGCACGACATGATCGACATCGAGCCCGACTTCTGGGGCTACGTCCGCTCCCTCGGCAGCCCGCACCAGGTCGCCGCGCAGGTCAAGGCCGCGAATCCGACGGACTGCGGCTCGCAGGAGAACAGCGCCGCCGGCCTGGCCGCCTGTCTGGTAGCGATGGCGCACAAGTACGCGCCGAACGCGGGCGCGGGGCTCCACCTCACCTGCTGGGACTGGGAGACCAACGTCCAGAAGTGTGTGCAGGACTACGCGGAGCTCGGCGCGAAGAACGCCGACTTCCTGGTCACCGACGTGTCGGACCGCGACGCCGGCTGGTACGCGAAGCCCGCGAACGGCGGCCGGAACACGTTCTGGACCGACCAGCAGGCCGCTGCCACGCTGAAGTTCTACAAGACCATGGCCGAGTCAACGGGCAAGCCCGTGGTGCTGTGGCAGGTCCCGGTGGGCAACATGAGGCAGAACAACACCCTCAACCACTACCAGGACGACAAGGTGGACTGGTTCTTCTCGCACCTGGACCAGGTGGCGGACGCGCACGTCGCCGCCATCCTGTTCGGCGCGGGACAGCAGGAGCAGACCACGGTCGAGACCGACGGTGGAAACCTGATCAACAAGACGATCTCGTACCACAACTCGGGTGGGACACCACTCAAGTAG
- a CDS encoding 3' terminal RNA ribose 2'-O-methyltransferase Hen1 — MLLTITTTRTPATDLGFLLHKHPEKAQSVMLSAGSAHVFYPEAAPERCTVALFVEIDPVGLVRGGGTSLTQYVNDRPYAGGSYLAVALRAAFTTALAGRCATRPELVDEPFDLEIHVPSLSARGGAEVVHKLFEPLGWRVTTAPIPLDPQFPQWGDSRYVDLRLSGTQRVADALRHLYVLLPALDGDKHYWVGEDEADKLLRAGEGWLAGHPERTLITNRYLERRRAVVNYALSRLAEADDVPAEAEARVTEVPDKPESLASQRHGSVLAALRAAGARRVLDLGCGSGALLRVLEKERSFTEIVGVDVSSSALNIAEKRLNDNSRVTLRQSALTYADPALKGYDAAVLMEVVEHVDQERLPALEHAVFGVAAPRTVVVTTPNAEYNRLFEFLPMGHFRHADHRFEWTRAEFRAWADGVATRRGYDVRYLPIGPEDQESGPPTQLAVFTTHEEVAA; from the coding sequence GTGTTGCTGACCATCACGACGACCCGGACCCCCGCCACCGACCTGGGCTTCCTCCTGCACAAGCATCCGGAGAAAGCGCAGTCGGTCATGCTGTCGGCCGGGAGCGCGCACGTCTTCTACCCGGAGGCCGCGCCGGAACGGTGCACCGTCGCGCTGTTCGTCGAGATCGACCCCGTCGGGCTCGTGCGCGGGGGCGGGACCTCGCTGACCCAGTACGTCAACGACCGGCCGTACGCGGGTGGCTCGTACCTCGCGGTCGCGCTGCGGGCGGCGTTCACGACGGCACTCGCCGGGCGTTGCGCCACCCGTCCGGAACTGGTCGACGAACCCTTCGACCTGGAGATCCACGTGCCTTCGCTGTCCGCGCGCGGCGGGGCCGAGGTCGTGCACAAGCTGTTCGAGCCGCTCGGCTGGCGCGTCACGACCGCGCCGATCCCGCTCGACCCGCAGTTCCCGCAGTGGGGCGATAGTCGCTATGTCGACTTGCGGCTCTCCGGCACCCAGCGCGTCGCCGACGCACTGCGCCACTTGTACGTGCTGCTGCCTGCCCTCGACGGCGACAAGCATTACTGGGTTGGCGAGGACGAGGCCGACAAGCTGCTGCGCGCCGGCGAAGGCTGGCTCGCCGGGCACCCCGAGCGGACGCTCATCACGAACCGCTACCTCGAGCGGCGTCGCGCGGTCGTGAACTACGCCCTTTCGCGGCTGGCCGAGGCGGACGACGTCCCGGCGGAGGCCGAGGCACGGGTCACCGAGGTGCCGGACAAGCCGGAGAGCCTCGCGTCGCAGCGCCACGGCAGCGTGCTCGCCGCGCTGCGGGCCGCGGGCGCCCGGCGCGTGCTGGACCTCGGCTGCGGCTCCGGCGCGCTGCTGCGCGTCCTCGAAAAGGAGCGGTCGTTCACCGAGATCGTCGGCGTCGACGTGTCGAGCAGCGCGTTGAACATCGCGGAGAAGCGGCTGAACGACAACTCCCGCGTCACGCTGCGGCAGTCCGCGCTGACCTACGCCGACCCCGCGCTGAAGGGGTACGACGCCGCCGTGTTGATGGAGGTCGTCGAGCACGTCGACCAGGAGCGGCTGCCGGCGCTGGAACACGCGGTGTTCGGGGTCGCGGCACCGCGCACGGTGGTCGTCACGACGCCCAACGCGGAGTACAACCGGCTGTTCGAGTTCCTGCCGATGGGGCATTTCCGGCACGCCGACCACCGGTTCGAATGGACGCGAGCCGAGTTCCGCGCCTGGGCGGACGGCGTCGCGACCCGGCGCGGCTACGACGTCCGATACCTGCCGATCGGACCGGAGGACCAGGAATCGGGACCGCCGACCCAGCTGGCGGTCTTCACCACCCACGAGGAGGTGGCCGCGTGA
- a CDS encoding polynucleotide kinase-phosphatase yields the protein MKLTVPDMALVVLVGASGSGKSTFARTHFAPTQVLSSDFFRGLVADDENDQSASADAFDALHYVVAKRLAAGRTTVIDATNVQRASRASLVKLAKEHDVLPTAIVLDLPIAVCAARNASRPDRDFGDHVIRRQRGELQRSLKSLEREGFRRVHVLRSEAEVAEAEIVTEPLRNDKRELTGPFDVIGDVHGCAAELEELLAELGYADGVHPDGRTAVFVGDLVDRGPDTPGVLRRVMAMASSGNALVVCGNHEQKLVRALHGRKVNVAHGLAESLEQLAAESEEFRRKAHEFCDGLIAHYVLDGGKLVVAHAGLPERYHGRASGRVRSMALYGDTTGETDEYGLPVRLPWARDYRGSAMVLYGHTPTLEPEWVNNTMCLDTGAVFGGKLTALRYPEREVVSVKAHRVWYEPSKPLDASRPLGGREPAVLELADVTGKRIVQTAHHGRVGVSAEQSAAALEVMSRFAVDPRWLLYLPPTMAPCSTSSRADYLEHPEEAFAEYRAAGVQSVVCQEKHMGSRAVVLVCEDDDVAYRRFGIRGGGAVYTRTGRPFFSAEQNAALLADVRPAAAGLFDELGSGWLLLDAELLPWSAKAGSLIADQYASVGAAAQAVLPAAVSALTTAAARGIDVSDLLARTAVRESTVDAYRAAYRRYCWPTSGLDGVRLAPFQLLASEGKAHHDRPHAWHLSLLDGLAGPRFQRTRTLSVDLLDAASVAEGVSWWEELTADGGEGMVVKPSANLTRGARGLVQPGVKVRGREYLRIIYGPDYTLPDNLERLRKRGLNRKRMLALREYALGLEALERVARGEPLWRVHECVFAVLALESDPVDPRL from the coding sequence GTGAAGCTGACCGTCCCCGACATGGCGCTCGTCGTGCTCGTCGGCGCTTCCGGCTCCGGCAAGTCGACCTTCGCCCGCACGCACTTCGCGCCCACGCAGGTGCTCTCCAGCGACTTCTTCCGCGGGCTCGTCGCCGACGACGAAAACGACCAGTCCGCGTCGGCCGACGCCTTCGACGCGCTGCACTACGTCGTGGCGAAACGGCTCGCGGCCGGGCGGACGACCGTCATCGACGCGACGAACGTCCAGCGCGCTTCGCGGGCGAGCCTGGTGAAGCTCGCGAAGGAGCACGACGTGCTGCCGACGGCGATCGTGCTCGACCTGCCGATCGCGGTCTGCGCCGCGCGCAACGCTTCACGCCCCGACCGCGACTTCGGCGACCACGTGATCCGGCGGCAGCGCGGCGAGCTGCAGCGGTCCCTGAAGTCGTTGGAGCGCGAAGGATTCCGGCGCGTGCACGTGCTGCGCAGCGAAGCCGAGGTGGCCGAAGCGGAGATCGTCACCGAGCCGCTGCGCAACGACAAGCGCGAGCTGACCGGGCCGTTCGACGTCATCGGCGACGTCCACGGCTGCGCGGCCGAACTGGAGGAACTGCTGGCCGAGCTGGGGTACGCCGACGGCGTGCACCCGGACGGACGGACCGCGGTGTTCGTCGGCGACCTCGTCGACCGCGGCCCGGACACCCCGGGCGTGCTGCGCCGCGTTATGGCGATGGCGTCGTCCGGGAACGCGCTGGTCGTCTGCGGGAACCACGAGCAGAAGCTGGTCCGCGCGCTGCACGGCCGGAAGGTCAACGTCGCGCACGGGCTCGCCGAGTCGCTGGAACAGCTCGCCGCGGAAAGCGAAGAGTTCCGGCGGAAGGCGCACGAATTCTGCGACGGGCTGATCGCGCACTACGTCCTCGACGGCGGCAAGCTGGTCGTCGCGCACGCCGGGCTGCCCGAGCGGTACCACGGGCGCGCGTCCGGGCGCGTGCGCAGCATGGCCCTGTACGGCGACACGACCGGCGAAACCGACGAATACGGCCTGCCGGTGCGGCTGCCGTGGGCCCGCGACTACCGCGGGTCCGCGATGGTCCTCTACGGGCACACGCCGACGCTCGAGCCGGAGTGGGTCAACAACACCATGTGCCTCGACACCGGTGCCGTGTTCGGCGGGAAGCTGACCGCGCTGCGCTACCCGGAGCGCGAAGTCGTCTCGGTGAAGGCGCATCGGGTCTGGTACGAGCCGTCCAAGCCGCTCGACGCGTCCCGGCCGCTCGGCGGCCGCGAGCCCGCGGTGCTGGAACTGGCCGACGTCACCGGCAAGCGGATCGTGCAGACCGCGCACCACGGCCGGGTCGGCGTCTCGGCGGAGCAGTCGGCGGCGGCCCTGGAGGTGATGAGCCGGTTCGCGGTCGACCCGCGGTGGCTGCTGTACCTGCCGCCGACGATGGCGCCGTGCTCGACGTCGTCCCGCGCCGACTACCTCGAGCACCCGGAGGAGGCGTTCGCGGAGTACCGGGCGGCGGGCGTGCAGTCGGTCGTCTGCCAGGAGAAGCACATGGGCTCGCGGGCCGTGGTGCTGGTGTGCGAGGACGACGACGTCGCGTACCGGCGCTTCGGGATCCGCGGCGGCGGCGCCGTGTACACGCGGACCGGACGGCCGTTCTTCTCGGCGGAGCAGAACGCCGCGCTCTTGGCGGATGTGCGGCCGGCGGCCGCCGGGCTGTTCGACGAGCTGGGTTCGGGCTGGCTCCTGCTGGACGCCGAACTGCTGCCGTGGAGCGCGAAGGCCGGTTCCCTCATCGCGGACCAATACGCCTCGGTGGGCGCGGCGGCCCAGGCGGTGCTGCCGGCGGCGGTTTCGGCGTTGACGACGGCGGCCGCGCGCGGCATCGACGTCTCCGACCTGCTGGCCCGGACGGCAGTACGAGAGTCCACAGTGGACGCCTACCGGGCGGCGTACCGGCGCTACTGCTGGCCGACGTCGGGCCTGGACGGGGTACGGCTGGCGCCGTTCCAGCTGCTGGCGTCCGAAGGGAAAGCACACCACGACCGGCCGCACGCGTGGCACCTCTCGCTGCTCGACGGTCTCGCCGGGCCGCGGTTCCAGCGGACCCGGACCCTTTCCGTCGACCTGCTGGACGCCGCGTCGGTGGCCGAGGGCGTCTCGTGGTGGGAGGAACTGACCGCCGACGGCGGCGAGGGCATGGTCGTCAAGCCGTCGGCGAACCTGACGCGGGGAGCGCGCGGCCTCGTCCAGCCCGGTGTGAAGGTGCGCGGACGCGAGTACCTGCGGATCATCTACGGGCCGGACTACACACTGCCGGACAACCTGGAGCGGCTGCGCAAACGCGGGCTCAACCGGAAGCGCATGCTGGCGCTGCGCGAGTACGCGCTGGGGCTGGAAGCCCTGGAACGCGTCGCGCGGGGTGAGCCGCTGTGGCGGGTGCACGAATGCGTGTTCGCGGTGCTCGCGCTGGAGTCGGACCCGGTCGACCCGCGGCTCTGA
- the mca gene encoding mycothiol conjugate amidase Mca, giving the protein MVDADELRNTANPRLRMMAVHAHPDDESSKGAATMARYAAEGHEVLVVTCTGGEAGSILNPAMDRPEVLANMSEVRREEMARAAKILGVSQRWLGFVDSGLPEGDPLPPVPEGSFAVVPLEESTEALVRVIREFRPHVITTYDENGGYPHPDHIRTHEVSMAAWDAAPDPDRFPDAGEPWQPLKLYYMHGFSKARMLAFDAALKEAGLESPYTEWLAKWDPDRADVMERVTTRVECGEYFEVRDEALKAHATQIDPNSRWFFVPLEMQRETWPTEEYELVKSVVDSTLPEDDLFAGIGIEEKVNT; this is encoded by the coding sequence ATGGTGGACGCCGACGAGCTGAGGAACACCGCTAACCCGCGCCTGCGCATGATGGCCGTGCACGCGCACCCGGACGACGAGTCGAGCAAGGGTGCCGCCACGATGGCGCGCTACGCCGCCGAGGGTCACGAGGTGCTGGTCGTGACGTGCACCGGGGGCGAAGCGGGCAGCATCCTGAACCCGGCCATGGACCGGCCCGAGGTCCTGGCGAACATGAGCGAGGTCCGCCGGGAGGAGATGGCCCGCGCGGCCAAGATCCTCGGCGTGAGCCAGCGCTGGCTCGGCTTCGTCGATTCCGGCCTGCCGGAGGGTGACCCGCTGCCGCCGGTGCCCGAGGGGTCGTTCGCGGTCGTGCCCCTGGAGGAGTCGACCGAGGCGCTGGTGCGCGTGATCCGCGAGTTCCGCCCGCACGTGATCACGACCTACGACGAGAACGGCGGCTACCCGCACCCCGACCACATCCGCACCCACGAGGTGTCGATGGCGGCGTGGGACGCGGCGCCGGACCCGGATCGCTTCCCCGACGCCGGCGAGCCGTGGCAGCCGCTGAAGCTGTACTACATGCACGGCTTCTCGAAGGCCCGGATGCTGGCCTTCGACGCCGCGCTGAAGGAGGCCGGGCTCGAGTCGCCGTACACCGAGTGGCTGGCGAAGTGGGACCCCGACCGCGCCGATGTGATGGAGCGGGTGACGACCCGCGTCGAGTGCGGTGAATACTTCGAGGTGCGGGACGAGGCGCTGAAGGCGCACGCGACGCAGATCGACCCGAACAGCCGCTGGTTCTTCGTCCCGTTGGAGATGCAGCGCGAGACTTGGCCGACCGAGGAGTACGAGCTGGTCAAGTCGGTGGTCGACAGCACGTTGCCGGAGGACGACCTGTTCGCCGGCATCGGCATCGAGGAGAAGGTGAACACATGA
- a CDS encoding DUF4307 domain-containing protein has translation MAGGPAETAARVLPAGRYGTGRAPTSRRWRRWLFLAIALLVSGVIAWVAYVNLGAAPIDAERVAFSAKPGNAMEITINVTRDDNNRPGVCIVRARDKTGAESGRKELLIPAGAKYSRMSTTIKSIGEPVTADVFGCSYDIPRYLSTP, from the coding sequence TTGGCTGGCGGACCGGCGGAAACAGCGGCACGCGTGCTGCCCGCGGGCCGGTACGGCACCGGGCGCGCGCCGACGTCACGGCGCTGGCGACGCTGGCTCTTCCTGGCCATCGCCCTGCTGGTCAGCGGCGTGATCGCGTGGGTCGCGTACGTCAACCTCGGCGCCGCGCCGATCGACGCCGAACGCGTCGCGTTCAGCGCGAAACCGGGCAACGCGATGGAAATCACCATCAACGTCACCCGTGACGACAACAACCGGCCGGGCGTCTGCATCGTCCGCGCCCGCGACAAGACCGGCGCCGAGAGCGGCCGCAAAGAGCTCCTGATCCCCGCCGGCGCGAAGTACAGCAGGATGAGCACGACGATCAAGAGCATCGGGGAACCGGTGACGGCCGACGTTTTCGGCTGCTCGTACGACATACCACGCTATCTGTCAACCCCATAG
- the greA gene encoding transcription elongation factor GreA produces MVTVSDTKVTWLTQDAYDRLKHELDEMIENRPVIAARINDSREEGDLKENGGYHAAREEQGQAEARIRHLQELLRSAKVGEAPANDGTAGPGKVLTVRYEGDDEDEKFLLATREEGAEGELDVYSPESPLGKALLGAKEGESREYELPNGKLQKVTLVKAVPYADTK; encoded by the coding sequence ATGGTGACCGTGAGCGACACCAAGGTGACCTGGCTGACCCAGGATGCCTACGACCGGCTCAAGCACGAGCTCGACGAAATGATCGAGAATCGTCCGGTCATCGCCGCGCGCATCAACGACAGCCGCGAAGAGGGCGACCTCAAGGAGAACGGCGGCTACCACGCCGCCCGTGAAGAACAGGGCCAGGCCGAGGCGCGCATCCGGCACCTGCAGGAGCTGCTGCGCTCGGCCAAGGTCGGCGAAGCGCCCGCGAACGACGGCACCGCCGGTCCCGGCAAGGTGCTCACCGTGCGCTACGAGGGTGACGACGAGGACGAGAAGTTCCTGCTCGCCACCCGTGAAGAGGGCGCCGAGGGCGAACTCGACGTGTACTCCCCGGAGTCGCCGCTGGGCAAGGCCCTGCTCGGCGCCAAGGAGGGCGAGTCCCGCGAGTACGAGCTGCCCAACGGCAAGCTGCAGAAGGTCACCCTCGTCAAGGCGGTTCCCTACGCCGACACCAAGTGA
- a CDS encoding Lrp/AsnC family transcriptional regulator, which produces MSNLDALDARLLLLLTDSPRLGVLECARRLGVARGTVQARLDRLSERGILGGFPPELDLAAMGYGLTAFAVLEIAQGRRAEVAEALSAIEEVCEVHATTGQGDLFVRMVARGNDDLQRVIDEVVGVPDVLRTSTSIALSTPVPPRVRPLLERTARG; this is translated from the coding sequence ATGTCGAACCTCGACGCACTGGACGCGCGCCTGCTGCTGTTGCTGACCGATTCCCCGCGGCTGGGGGTGCTGGAGTGCGCGCGCCGGCTCGGTGTCGCCCGCGGGACGGTCCAGGCCCGCCTCGACCGCCTGTCCGAGCGCGGCATCCTCGGCGGCTTCCCGCCGGAGCTGGACCTGGCGGCGATGGGCTACGGCCTGACGGCGTTCGCGGTGCTGGAGATCGCGCAGGGCCGCCGGGCGGAGGTGGCGGAGGCGCTGTCGGCGATCGAAGAGGTGTGCGAGGTCCACGCGACGACCGGGCAGGGCGACCTGTTCGTCCGGATGGTGGCGCGCGGCAACGACGACCTGCAGCGGGTGATCGACGAGGTCGTCGGTGTCCCGGACGTGCTGCGGACGTCGACGTCGATCGCCTTGTCGACCCCGGTGCCACCGCGGGTCCGCCCCCTGCTGGAGCGGACCGCGCGGGGCTGA
- the hppD gene encoding 4-hydroxyphenylpyruvate dioxygenase, producing MTQTAEPQVALDDVSYDQLRQLVGLVDHDASTDPFPVKAMDAVVFVAGNATQTAWYYQIAFGMQLVAYSGPETGVYERKSYVLKSGSARFVITGGVKPDSPLLDHHRKHGDGVIDLALETTDVDKCVEHARAQGATVLEEPHDVSDEHGTVRVAAIATYGETRHSLVDRSRYSGVYLPGYEPRESTIKRPEGAPKRLFQAVDHCVGNVELGKMDYWVDWYHRVMGFVNMAEFVGDDIATEYSALMSKVVSNGNHRVKFPLNEPAVAKKKSQIDEYLEFYGGAGCQHIALATNDIIATVTAMRAAGVEFLDTPDSYYDDPELRARIGNVRVSIETLKEHSILVDRDEDGYLLQIFTKPIGDRPTVFYELIERHGSLGFGKGNFKALFEAIEREQARRGNL from the coding sequence ATGACCCAGACTGCCGAACCGCAGGTCGCCCTCGACGACGTCAGCTACGACCAGCTGCGTCAGCTCGTCGGCCTCGTCGACCACGACGCCTCGACCGACCCCTTCCCGGTCAAGGCCATGGACGCGGTGGTGTTCGTCGCCGGCAACGCCACCCAGACCGCCTGGTACTACCAGATCGCGTTCGGGATGCAGCTCGTCGCGTATTCCGGCCCGGAGACCGGCGTCTACGAGCGCAAGTCCTACGTGCTGAAGTCCGGCTCGGCCCGGTTCGTCATCACCGGCGGCGTGAAGCCGGACTCGCCGCTGCTCGACCACCACCGCAAGCACGGTGACGGCGTCATCGACCTGGCGCTGGAGACCACCGACGTCGACAAGTGCGTCGAACACGCCCGCGCGCAGGGCGCGACCGTCCTCGAGGAGCCGCACGACGTCTCCGACGAGCACGGCACCGTCCGCGTGGCCGCCATCGCGACGTACGGCGAAACCCGCCACTCGCTGGTCGACCGGTCGCGCTACTCCGGCGTCTACCTGCCCGGCTACGAGCCGCGCGAGAGCACGATCAAGCGCCCCGAGGGCGCACCCAAGCGGCTGTTCCAGGCCGTCGACCACTGCGTCGGCAACGTCGAGCTCGGCAAGATGGACTACTGGGTCGACTGGTACCACCGCGTCATGGGCTTCGTGAACATGGCGGAGTTCGTCGGCGACGACATCGCCACCGAGTACTCGGCGCTGATGAGCAAGGTCGTCTCGAACGGCAACCACCGCGTCAAGTTCCCGCTGAACGAGCCCGCCGTGGCGAAGAAGAAGTCGCAGATCGACGAGTACCTCGAGTTCTACGGCGGCGCCGGCTGCCAGCACATCGCGCTGGCCACCAACGACATCATCGCCACGGTCACCGCGATGCGCGCCGCCGGCGTCGAGTTCCTCGACACCCCGGACTCCTACTACGACGACCCCGAGCTGCGCGCCCGGATCGGCAACGTCCGCGTGTCGATCGAGACGCTCAAGGAGCACAGCATCCTGGTCGACCGCGACGAGGACGGCTACCTGCTGCAGATCTTCACCAAGCCGATCGGCGACCGCCCGACCGTGTTCTACGAGCTGATCGAGCGGCACGGCTCGCTGGGCTTCGGCAAGGGCAACTTCAAGGCGCTGTTTGAAGCGATCGAGCGCGAACAGGCGCGCCGAGGCAATCTTTAA
- a CDS encoding YbaB/EbfC family nucleoid-associated protein has translation MPDSIDASDAMIDNWTKRLEENAARYQALADRMQGQTVTERSKDGTVQVTVDSRGLLKNLVIGENAAGKRMAEVSAQVMQLVQRAQARIPELLQQAMTETTGTGDQAAAEIVREAKSTFPEPPPEAEPAFPEPDRVRRFLPDDTEEPPPPAPPRMPPPPQQQPPRRRRPADNDDDDDFGGPILS, from the coding sequence ATGCCGGACAGCATCGACGCCAGCGACGCGATGATCGACAACTGGACCAAACGGCTCGAGGAGAACGCCGCCCGGTACCAGGCGCTGGCCGATCGCATGCAGGGCCAGACGGTCACCGAGCGCTCGAAGGACGGCACGGTCCAGGTGACCGTCGACTCGCGCGGGCTGCTGAAGAACCTGGTCATCGGGGAGAACGCGGCCGGCAAGCGGATGGCCGAGGTGTCGGCGCAGGTGATGCAGCTGGTGCAGCGGGCGCAGGCGCGGATCCCGGAGCTGCTGCAGCAGGCCATGACCGAGACCACCGGCACCGGCGACCAGGCCGCGGCCGAGATCGTCCGCGAGGCGAAGAGCACGTTCCCGGAGCCGCCGCCCGAGGCCGAGCCGGCGTTCCCGGAACCCGACCGCGTCCGCCGGTTCCTGCCGGACGACACCGAGGAGCCGCCTCCGCCCGCGCCACCGCGGATGCCGCCACCGCCGCAGCAGCAACCGCCGCGGCGCCGCCGTCCGGCCGACAATGACGATGACGACGACTTCGGCGGACCGATCCTGTCCTGA
- a CDS encoding type VII secretion target — MADVELSADLTAHAQQLDAIGDGLQQAVDAANQVSMPTDAYGILCQPFRMLLDPVEQYGIDALKDAVQAMTAVSGKVREAAAAYRTYETGVADDLNSSPGGA, encoded by the coding sequence GTGGCAGATGTGGAACTCAGCGCCGATCTCACGGCGCACGCGCAGCAGCTCGACGCCATCGGTGACGGGCTGCAGCAGGCCGTCGACGCGGCGAACCAGGTCAGCATGCCGACCGACGCGTACGGCATTCTCTGCCAGCCGTTCCGGATGCTGCTCGACCCGGTCGAGCAGTACGGGATCGACGCGCTGAAGGACGCCGTCCAGGCGATGACCGCTGTCTCCGGCAAGGTGCGCGAGGCCGCGGCCGCCTACCGCACGTACGAGACGGGTGTCGCCGACGATCTCAACTCCTCCCCGGGCGGCGCGTGA